From the genome of Asterias amurensis chromosome 17, ASM3211899v1, one region includes:
- the LOC139949752 gene encoding uncharacterized protein: MARFLSCLVMVLLVLHGAVLSSSDNSAESLDTCNRGDWRSINGRLIHVSVGRAGVWGVTIDKRIWYRSGSYENETYTGDTWVPINCCWEQVDVGRDVVWAVPTNIGKTYYRQGITANTPYGLKWVPVVGSMTHVSVSQKGHVWGVSSNKNVYHRLGASVCSSMGAEWRRIGSGLVQISVGSGGVWGVTPGGYVYYREDTFGDHDSDAGGSHWSQISGRLLKYISSSDMIYGVNSVDEIVYRQGVSSFTPKGAGWQVVPGSLKQVESLSHVVWGIDAQLMVFVKETDDPI; this comes from the exons ATGGCACGATTTCTAAGTtg CTTGGTGATGGTGTTGTTGGTCTTGCATGGAGCCGTCCTCAGTTCCAGCGACAATTCCGCTGAAAGTCTCGACACCTGCAACAGGGGCGATTGGAGGAGCATTAATGGGCGTCTGATTCACGTATCGGTCGGTCGGGCTGGCGTGTGGGGTGTCACTATTGACAAACGCATCTGGTACCGGTCAGGAAGCTACGAAAACGAAACGTATACAGGCGACACATGGGTCCCGATTAATTGCTGCTGGGAACAAGTTGATGTTGGGCGTGATGTAGTATGGGCTGTGCCGACCAATATAGGTAAAACTTACTACCGACAAGGCATAACCGCTAACACACCGTATGGGTTGAAGTGGGTGCCGGTAGTGGGATCGATGACGCACGTCAGTGTAAGTCAAAAGGGGCATGTTTGGGGGGTCAGCTCCAACAAGAATGTTTACCATCGCCTTGGGGCCAGCGTCTGTAGTAGTATGGGCGCTGAATGGCGTCGTATCGGTTCTGGATTGGTGCAGATCTCGGTGGGTAGTGGGGGTGTATGGGGCGTCACGCCCGGTGGTTACGTTTACTACAGAGAAGATACTTTCGGGGATCATGACTCGGATGCCGGTGGTAGCCACTGGTCACAAATATCTGGACGGCTGCTGAAGTACATCAGTTCTTCGGATATGATCTACGGAGTTAATTCTGTCGATGAAATAGTCTATCGTCAAGGAGTATCTAGTTTTACACCAAAGGGTGCCGGTTGGCAGGTCGTACCGGGGTCATTGAAGCAGGTCGAATCCCTGTCACATGTTGTTTGGGGGATCGACGCTCAACTGATGGTTTTTGTGAAAGAGACCGATGATCCGATATGA